A genomic region of Clavibacter michiganensis subsp. insidiosus contains the following coding sequences:
- a CDS encoding LysM peptidoglycan-binding domain-containing protein translates to MTRRPLLAAAVLAAAALLAGCTSAVDGGPDPTPAVVEGERTPATSPAAPDPVVPTDGGPRSQAQGEVSSVVGTLAYYTPASGDTLTGVAASFGLCIADLEAANGNSAITAGEEIVVARTTATPLDDLACLG, encoded by the coding sequence ATGACGCGTCGCCCCCTCCTCGCCGCCGCCGTCCTCGCCGCGGCGGCCCTCCTCGCGGGCTGCACGTCGGCCGTGGACGGCGGCCCCGACCCGACGCCGGCCGTCGTGGAGGGCGAGCGCACGCCGGCGACGTCGCCCGCGGCACCCGACCCCGTCGTGCCGACCGACGGCGGCCCGCGCTCCCAGGCGCAGGGCGAGGTCAGCTCCGTGGTGGGCACGCTGGCCTACTACACCCCCGCATCCGGCGACACGCTGACCGGCGTCGCCGCCAGCTTCGGCCTCTGCATCGCCGACCTGGAAGCGGCGAACGGGAACTCGGCCATCACGGCCGGCGAGGAGATCGTCGTCGCCCGCACCACCGCGACGCCGCTCGACGACCTCGCCTGCCTCGGCTGA